DNA from Bradyrhizobium diazoefficiens USDA 110:
CCTGCGACCAGCGCCAGCGAGACGCGGTTCGAGATCGTCATCGTGAAGAGATCGCTCGCGGCGGCGAACGCCATCAGGGCCGGGAAGAGCAGAAGGCGCGCAAGGTCGAGGATCATGGGCTGCGTCTTGAGGCCTGGGTTCGTCGCGATATCTGGCGTCGCCCGATGCTACCCGGCAGAGCTAAACAAACCGACAACGGCGGCTGTGGCCTTGACAGGGCGGATCGCGCGAGGCGTGCTCACCAGAGGCTGGCAATGCGCGCGGCGAGTGCGAGCGTCGCAAGCAGCAGTGCAAGGCAGACCCAGTAGGCCGGCGAGCCGGTCTGCGCCGCCTCCGCCTCGCTCGCCGCAACCGCGGCATCGGTTCTGTACTTGCGTAACGCCACTGGAACTCGCGGTACTCAGAAAAACAAAGGCCCCGGATGTCCGGGGCTTTTGCCGTCGCCTGTCGGTCGCTTACTTCAGCGAGGTGCTGATCGAGGTGAACTTGGTGTTCAGCGTGCTGCCGAGGTTGTTGACGACGGTGATGATGGCCAGCGCGATGCCGGCGGCGATCAGGCCGTATTCGATGGCGGTGGCGCCGGATTCATCCTTGGCGAAACGCGCAATCAGGTTCTTCATGAACAAACTCCATCTGGGGTTGGATCGCCTCGTTCGGCGCTGTCTTTGACGCTATGAGCATGAAAGCCGAGCTCTTTCGGTAGAGTTAATTCGATCGTGCAAACCCGATCCCTGCGCGATGCTTTTGCCCAGAGTGAATTTCGCCTTAAGGCCCGCTGGAATTCGCTGCGGTTCTAACGTACCGCAAGTGCGTCGCCGGCTTCACCCTCCCTTAAATTTCGCGGAGTAGGCGTAGGAGGACCAGCAATCCGGAAGAGAGGCGACGATGTCGAGCCTGCCCATGCAAGTCGCCCTGATGCTCGGCGAGACCATCGCGAAGGTGGTCCCCATCACTCTCGCGCTCGCGGCGGTCTTCACCGTGCTCGAGCATTTCTGGGCCTGCAATCCCGGCACGCCCTGGTGGCGCAAGCGGGAGATCGTCACCGACATCTGCTATTGGTTCTTCGTTCCGGTGTTCGCCCGCACTATGCGGATCGGGCTCTTGATCGTCGGCGCGAGTCTCCTCTTCAACATCCACGATGCCGACGGTCTCATCGCCTTCTACGACAATGGCCACGGCCCGCTGGCGCTATTGCCGCTCTGGGCCCAGGCTGTCCTCTTCCTGGTCCTGTCGGATTTCATGCTGTACTGGCTGCACCGGTTGTTCCACGGCGGCGAGTTCTGGAAGTATCACGCGATCCATC
Protein-coding regions in this window:
- a CDS encoding Flp family type IVb pilin, which codes for MKNLIARFAKDESGATAIEYGLIAAGIALAIITVVNNLGSTLNTKFTSISTSLK
- a CDS encoding sterol desaturase family protein: MSSLPMQVALMLGETIAKVVPITLALAAVFTVLEHFWACNPGTPWWRKREIVTDICYWFFVPVFARTMRIGLLIVGASLLFNIHDADGLIAFYDNGHGPLALLPLWAQAVLFLVLSDFMLYWLHRLFHGGEFWKYHAIHHSSEEISWISAARFHPVNLVLGSIGVDVVLLMAGISPNVMIWLAPFTTFHSAFVHANLNWTFGPFKYVLATPVFHRWHHTSLEEGGDTNFAGTFPLWDVLFGTFRMPEGQLPQDYGKDEATMPREIAGQLAYPFRR